Proteins co-encoded in one Flavobacterium fluviale genomic window:
- the gcvH gene encoding glycine cleavage system protein GcvH, whose protein sequence is MSIPANLKYTKDHEWVSIEGDVATVGITHFAQKELGDIVYVEVETLDQTLSKDEVFGTVEAVKTVSDLFLPLTGEIIAFNEDLESAPETVNSDPYGAGWMIKIKIADASEIDSLLSDEAYKTLIGA, encoded by the coding sequence ATGAGCATACCAGCAAATTTAAAGTACACAAAAGATCACGAATGGGTTAGCATCGAAGGAGATGTTGCAACTGTAGGAATTACTCATTTTGCACAAAAAGAGTTAGGGGATATCGTGTATGTTGAGGTAGAAACTTTAGATCAGACGCTTTCAAAAGACGAAGTTTTTGGAACTGTTGAGGCTGTAAAAACAGTTTCAGATTTATTCTTACCATTAACAGGTGAAATCATTGCTTTTAATGAAGATTTAGAAAGTGCTCCTGAAACTGTAAACTCAGATCCTTACGGAGCGGGATGGATGATTAAAATTAAAATTGCAGACGCATCAGAAATTGATTCTTTATTATCTGATGAAGCTTATAAAACTTTAATCGGTGCCTAA
- a CDS encoding VanZ family protein, translating into MPKQLLLIWAMICSGIIAYFCLTDSSNLPAVNFPSLDKIVHFCFHFGFTISWILFFKKELKGKEADDYKAYLVSFIFSVFFGITIEILQNALTVSRAADVTDILANALGAFVAVFSAIAFKKQIDKI; encoded by the coding sequence GTGCCTAAACAATTATTGTTAATTTGGGCAATGATCTGCTCTGGAATAATTGCTTATTTCTGTCTAACAGATTCTAGTAATTTACCAGCGGTCAACTTTCCAAGTCTTGATAAAATTGTACATTTTTGTTTTCATTTTGGATTTACAATTTCGTGGATTTTGTTTTTCAAAAAAGAGCTAAAAGGAAAAGAGGCAGACGACTATAAAGCTTATTTGGTTTCTTTTATTTTTTCTGTTTTTTTCGGAATCACAATAGAAATTTTGCAAAATGCTTTAACTGTGAGCAGAGCTGCAGATGTTACAGATATTCTAGCAAATGCTCTAGGGGCATTCGTTGCAGTTTTTTCTGCGATAGCATTTAAAAAGCAAATCGATAAGATATAA
- the deoC gene encoding deoxyribose-phosphate aldolase, translating to MNVKQYLDSTYLKTASQAGLSEAENTIVVKNAIEEAIQEEFKLIMIRPEYVTVAKEMIAAANSVLLVGTVIDFPEGKSSLEHKIKEANEAIANGADDLDFVCNYEAFKNGEIDLVKQEILFGTQIGLANNKTVKWIIEVAALTDKEIIQLSALIKNVVVSNFQEEDFSSVFVKSSTGFYKTENGQPNGATVPTIIIMLENASPLSVKAAGGVRSFKDASEMILLGVKRIGTSAAKAIANGENAPNQY from the coding sequence ATGAATGTAAAGCAATATTTAGATTCTACTTATTTAAAAACTGCCTCACAAGCTGGTCTTTCTGAAGCAGAAAATACTATTGTCGTTAAAAATGCAATTGAAGAAGCAATTCAGGAAGAATTTAAATTAATTATGATTCGGCCGGAATATGTTACTGTTGCTAAAGAAATGATTGCAGCAGCTAATTCTGTTTTACTTGTGGGAACGGTAATTGATTTTCCAGAAGGCAAGTCAAGTCTGGAACATAAAATTAAGGAAGCAAACGAAGCAATTGCAAATGGCGCAGACGATTTAGATTTTGTATGTAATTATGAAGCTTTCAAAAATGGTGAAATAGATTTAGTCAAACAGGAAATTTTGTTTGGAACACAAATCGGTTTAGCTAATAATAAAACAGTAAAGTGGATTATAGAAGTTGCTGCATTAACAGATAAAGAGATTATTCAATTATCTGCCTTAATAAAGAACGTTGTGGTGTCGAATTTTCAGGAAGAAGATTTTTCTTCAGTCTTTGTAAAATCTTCAACCGGTTTTTATAAAACAGAAAATGGTCAGCCAAACGGCGCGACTGTTCCAACAATAATTATAATGCTTGAAAATGCTTCGCCATTATCTGTAAAAGCAGCTGGAGGTGTGCGCTCATTTAAAGATGCATCAGAAATGATTCTTTTAGGAGTAAAGCGAATTGGTACTTCGGCAGCAAAAGCAATAGCAAACGGGGAAAATGCCCCAAATCAATATTAA
- a CDS encoding energy transducer TonB — translation MNKFFLALVFIFSFFIVYSQQNGSSSIQPGFTAEMFPVFPNCENLDGKKLENCFYKEVQDFVFNTFQVPENLKQNNYKGQVKVLFEVNVEGEFKVIYVSAGNDELSEEAKRVFGKFPKIKPSTYNGKATYSKYTISIDVPLKSSEQLASEALAAAEILKPIEKPMTELDSIVYKKYNNPEFESHLNIPFSHSYYAQFDGAMNQVGSNNHTASKPYTYAEVSKYYNLKAVNESLQKNVSSWLGRKWWNENMVQIQGEDYWFSLNPIVDLQMGKASDIDASYTYVNTRALNFRGGLGKQINFTTTFFESQGRFAGYFNDYAESIKPSGGNPAIVPGIGIAKRFKTDAYDFPLADANITFAPSKIFDLQLGYGRNFIGDGYRSLLEGDGASPYPYFKINTNFWKIKYTNTYMWMKDVRPEVTEERTYATKFMANHYLSWNVSNRLNLGFFESVVWTDSNNRGFDINFVNPIIFYRAVEFGSSSRSGNALLGLTGKYKWNNSINLYSQFLIDEFSVSDVGAGNQSWKNKFGFQIGAKYFNAFNVKDLLFQVEFNHVRPYVYSHSAVITNYGHNNQSVGHQWGGNFKELIVIGRYNKGRLFGDAKFTMGTRGLDFDTAEDSFNYGGNIYKSYDEKRPYDTGVKVGQGNKTSIFIADIQGGYLINPMTNLKLFGSLIYRNFDPTQETAATFKQSTTWFSIGLRSDIFNWYFDY, via the coding sequence GTGAATAAGTTTTTTTTAGCCCTTGTTTTCATTTTTTCATTTTTCATTGTTTATTCACAGCAAAATGGCAGTTCTTCAATTCAGCCAGGTTTTACTGCAGAAATGTTTCCTGTTTTTCCAAACTGTGAAAATTTAGACGGTAAAAAATTAGAAAATTGTTTTTACAAAGAAGTTCAAGACTTTGTATTTAATACTTTTCAAGTTCCTGAAAATTTAAAACAAAATAATTACAAAGGACAAGTAAAAGTTCTTTTTGAAGTTAATGTCGAAGGAGAATTTAAAGTGATTTATGTTTCAGCGGGTAATGATGAATTGTCTGAAGAAGCGAAAAGAGTATTTGGGAAATTTCCAAAAATCAAACCTTCAACCTATAATGGAAAAGCCACTTATTCTAAATATACTATTTCTATTGATGTGCCCCTTAAAAGTTCAGAACAGCTTGCTTCTGAAGCGTTGGCGGCAGCTGAAATTTTAAAGCCAATCGAAAAACCGATGACAGAACTCGATAGTATTGTATATAAAAAATACAATAATCCGGAATTCGAAAGTCATTTAAATATTCCTTTTTCTCATAGTTATTATGCTCAGTTTGACGGAGCAATGAATCAAGTAGGAAGTAATAATCATACTGCTTCTAAACCGTATACTTATGCTGAGGTTTCTAAATATTATAATCTAAAAGCAGTTAATGAATCGCTGCAAAAAAATGTATCGAGCTGGCTGGGAAGAAAATGGTGGAACGAAAACATGGTGCAGATTCAGGGAGAAGATTATTGGTTTTCCTTAAATCCAATTGTCGATTTGCAAATGGGTAAAGCTTCAGATATTGATGCGTCATATACGTATGTAAACACTAGGGCTTTAAATTTTAGAGGAGGTTTAGGAAAGCAGATTAATTTTACAACCACGTTTTTTGAAAGTCAAGGAAGATTTGCAGGTTATTTCAATGATTATGCAGAGTCAATTAAGCCATCTGGAGGTAATCCTGCAATTGTTCCAGGAATTGGAATTGCAAAACGTTTTAAAACAGATGCATATGATTTTCCTTTAGCAGATGCTAATATTACTTTTGCGCCAAGTAAAATTTTTGATCTTCAATTAGGATATGGAAGAAATTTTATAGGTGATGGATATCGATCTCTATTAGAAGGAGATGGAGCGAGTCCGTATCCGTATTTTAAAATTAATACCAATTTCTGGAAAATAAAGTATACTAATACTTATATGTGGATGAAAGATGTCCGTCCAGAAGTCACTGAAGAAAGAACGTATGCTACAAAATTCATGGCCAATCATTACTTGAGCTGGAATGTTTCAAATAGATTAAATTTAGGGTTCTTCGAATCTGTGGTTTGGACAGATTCAAATAACAGAGGTTTCGATATTAATTTTGTTAATCCTATTATTTTTTATCGTGCCGTAGAGTTTGGTTCTTCTTCTAGAAGTGGAAATGCGTTATTAGGCTTAACAGGTAAATATAAATGGAATAACAGCATCAATTTATATTCTCAATTCTTGATTGATGAATTTTCTGTGTCTGATGTAGGGGCAGGAAACCAAAGCTGGAAAAATAAATTTGGTTTTCAAATTGGGGCAAAGTATTTCAATGCATTTAATGTAAAAGACTTATTGTTCCAAGTTGAGTTTAACCATGTTCGTCCTTATGTTTATTCTCACAGTGCTGTTATTACCAATTACGGACATAACAATCAAAGTGTTGGACATCAATGGGGAGGAAATTTTAAAGAGTTAATTGTAATCGGCCGTTACAATAAAGGACGCTTGTTTGGAGATGCTAAATTTACAATGGGAACAAGAGGTTTAGATTTTGATACAGCCGAGGATTCTTTTAATTATGGTGGAAACATTTATAAAAGTTACGATGAAAAACGTCCATACGATACAGGTGTAAAAGTAGGTCAGGGAAATAAAACGAGTATTTTTATTGCAGATATTCAAGGGGGGTATTTAATTAATCCGATGACGAATTTGAAATTATTTGGAAGTCTTATTTATAGAAATTTTGATCCAACGCAGGAAACAGCGGCAACATTTAAGCAAAGTACAACTTGGTTTAGTATAGGATTGCGTTCAGATATTTTCAATTGGTATTTTGATTACTAG
- the cyoE gene encoding heme o synthase, whose amino-acid sequence MNAAKNTLSIKSIFLDFKEITKAGLAISVLFSSIAGYLLGVDSEHPFKWSVLAVLAIGGYCMVGASNAFNQVIEKDIDSLMDRTKNRPVPSGRMSPKMALLVASLLTIVGIALLYTINAKSAMFAAISIFLYTSVYTPLKTVTSLSVFVGAFPGAIPFMLGWVAATGEFGIEAGTLFLIQFFWQFPHFWAIGWFLYEDYEKAGIFMLPTGKKDKGTALQIILYTIWLIIASLLPVLGFTGQLFISPIAAVLVFLLGIWMLFYAVRLYNLRTAKAARTLMLVSVSYISLLQIVFIVDKFLR is encoded by the coding sequence TTGAACGCTGCAAAAAATACATTATCAATCAAATCAATATTTCTAGATTTTAAAGAGATTACTAAAGCTGGATTGGCTATTAGTGTTTTGTTCTCATCTATTGCAGGATATTTATTAGGGGTTGATTCTGAACATCCTTTTAAATGGAGTGTTTTGGCAGTTTTGGCTATTGGCGGTTATTGCATGGTTGGGGCTTCGAATGCTTTTAATCAGGTAATTGAAAAAGATATTGACTCGCTGATGGATCGAACTAAAAATCGTCCAGTTCCTTCCGGTCGTATGTCTCCAAAAATGGCTTTGCTGGTGGCAAGTCTGCTTACAATTGTAGGTATTGCACTACTTTATACTATAAACGCTAAGTCGGCAATGTTTGCTGCTATTTCTATATTTTTATATACAAGTGTTTATACACCATTAAAAACCGTAACTTCATTGTCTGTTTTTGTTGGGGCTTTTCCGGGTGCAATTCCATTTATGCTTGGCTGGGTCGCTGCAACAGGAGAATTTGGTATCGAAGCTGGGACTTTATTTTTAATTCAGTTTTTTTGGCAGTTTCCGCATTTTTGGGCTATTGGATGGTTTTTATATGAAGATTATGAGAAAGCAGGCATATTTATGCTTCCAACAGGTAAGAAAGATAAAGGAACTGCGTTACAAATTATTTTATACACAATCTGGCTTATAATTGCATCGCTGCTGCCTGTTTTAGGTTTTACAGGACAGTTGTTTATTTCTCCAATTGCGGCGGTTTTGGTATTCCTTTTAGGGATTTGGATGCTTTTTTATGCAGTTCGTTTATATAATTTAAGGACCGCAAAAGCAGCAAGAACATTAATGCTGGTAAGTGTTTCTTATATTTCGCTT